In Actinoplanes octamycinicus, the genomic window ACATCGAGACGCTGCCCGACGACCTCGTGCCGCGCTTCGCCGAGCTGGGCGTGACCGCCTCCATGCAGCCCACCCACTGCTGCGAGTTCACCCGGGCCGACCACACCGACAACTGGTCGCGCCGCCTCGGCGAGGAGCGCGCCGCCCGGGCCTGGCGCTGCCGCGACCTATGGGAGGCCGGGGCGACCGTGGTGCTCGGCTCGGACTGGCCGATCGCGCCCTACCCGCCGCTCGGCGTGATGGCCGGCGCCCGGCACCGGCGGCCGGCCCGCGACCTGAGCCAGCCGCCGCACGGGCTGGACCAGGCGCTCACCCCGCTGCAGGCGTTGCGGGGGATGACCGTGAACGCGGGATCGGGGCGGCTGGCGGTCGGGGAGCGGGCCGACCTGACCGTGCTCGCCGACGATCCGCTGCGGGTGTCAGATCTGGACCTCGCCGCGCTGCCGGTCCGGCTGACCGTCACGGCGGGCCGGGTCACGCACCGGGCCGCCGACCTGTGACTGCCGGTCCGCGACTTGGCCGGCCTTGTGGCCGGCCACTTGCCCGGCTTTTGGTCCGGTCGCTTGCCCGGCTCCTGGCCCGGCCCGCCGGTCGTCGCGCCGGTTCGCCAGCAGGCTGGTCGCGGTCACCGTGGCCAGCACCGCGGCGATCACCGCGAGGGACAGCACGGTCGGCACGTCCGGCACCGCGTCCGGCCACACCTTGTGCGCCCAGTGCAGGATCAGTTTCGCCCCGATGAAGGCCAGGATCACCGCGAGCCCGTAGTTCAGGTGCCGCAGCCGGTCCAGCACGTTGCGCAGCACGAAGTACAACGCCCGCAGCCCGAGCAGGGCGAACGCGTTGGTCGCGAAGACCAGGTAGGGATCCTCGGTGACGCCGTAGACAGCCGGTACCGAGTCGACCGCGAAGACGATGTCGGTCATGAAGACCGCCACCACCACCAGGGCCAGCGGGGTCAAGGTCCGACGACCCCGTTCGCGTACGGTCAGCGCCCCGCCGTGATACTCCGCCGTCACCGGCATCCACCGCCGGACCAGCCGCACGCTGCGCATGCTCTCCACGTCGACGGTGTGCTCGTCGCCCCGGACCGCGTCCCGCAGCACCTTGGACGCGGTGGCCAGCAGCACCGCCCCGAAGAGCAGGAACGCCCACGCGCCGGAGTGCAGCACGGCCGCCCCGAGCGCGATGAAGACCGCCCGCAGCACCAGCGCGCCGGCGATCCCGTAGAGCAGCACCCGCTGGGCCAGCGCGGGCGGCACGGCGAACGCGGTGAGCAGCAGCATGAACACGAACAGGTTGTCCACCGACAGGGACTTCTCGACCACGTAACCGGTGAGGAACTCGACGGCCGGGCGTTGGTCGTACGCATGCCAGAGCAGCACGCCGAACGCGGCCGGAAGCGCGAGATAGAACAGCGACCACCCGACCGCCTCGCGCATCCCCACCTCGTGCGGCCGCCGCGTGACGACGAAGTCGGCCACCAGCAGGGCGAGCAGGACGGCGATGGTGATCGCCCACAGGGCGGGCGAGGCGATCGACGGCACGGGGTCCCCCTCGGACAGACGTCAGCGTCCGAGGTCTCTCTCACCCGCCGAGTGCCATTCCCCCGTCAGCGGGCGGACGCGCGGGGACACGATCGCGTGCCCGTGATGACCGCAACGCCCCGGTCGGAGGTACTCCCCTCGCCGCACACAATAGCCGCTGCGGCGGCCGGAAGCGCCTGCCGAACCCCGATGAATACCGGGGCAAGGTCGCCCGCGAGAGGTCCACTGCGGACTAGGGTCGGTCGCATGGGCGAACATTTCGATCTTGTCGTGCTGGGCGCCGGGCCGGGCGGGTACGTGGCCGCCATCCGCGCCGCCCAGCTCGGGCTCTCCACCGCCGTCGTCGAGGAGAAGTACTGGGGCGGTGTCTGCCTCAACGTCGGCTGCATCCCGTCGAAGGCGCTGCTGCGCAACGCCGAGCTGGCGCACATCTTCACCCACGAGGCGAAGACGTTCGGCATCGACGGCACGGTCACCTTCGACTACGGGGCCGCCCACCGGCGCAGCCGGACCGTCGCCGACGGCCGGGTCAAGGGCGTGCACTACCTGATGAAGAAGAACGGGATCACCGAGATCCCGGGGCGCGGCGTCTTCACCGACGCGACCACGCTGCGGGTCGGCGACCGGCAGGTCACCTTCGACCACTGCATCCTGGCCACCGGGGCGAGCACCCGGCTGATCCCGGGCACCACGATCACCGACCGGGTGGTCACCTACGAGGAGCAGATCCTCGACCCGGAGCTGCCGCGCAGCATCATCGTCGTGGGCGCCGGCGCGATCGGCGTCGAGTTCGCGTACGTGCTGCGCAACTACGGCGTCGAGGTGACCATCGTGGAGTTCCTCGACCGGATGCTGCCGCTGGAGGACGAGGACGTCTCCAAGGAGCTGTTCCGGCAGTACCGCAGGCTCGGCGTCGACGTGCGGGTCGGCACCCGGGTGGAGGGCATCGAGGAGCGCGCCGAGTCGGTCCGGGTCACCGTCTCGCGCAACGGCAGGACCGAGGTGCTGGAGGCGGACAAGGTGCTCCAGGCGATCGGCTTCGCGCCCAACACCGAGGGGTACGGGCTGGAGACCACCGGCGTCAAGCTCACCGACCGCGGGGCGGTGGAGATCG contains:
- the lpdA gene encoding dihydrolipoyl dehydrogenase yields the protein MGEHFDLVVLGAGPGGYVAAIRAAQLGLSTAVVEEKYWGGVCLNVGCIPSKALLRNAELAHIFTHEAKTFGIDGTVTFDYGAAHRRSRTVADGRVKGVHYLMKKNGITEIPGRGVFTDATTLRVGDRQVTFDHCILATGASTRLIPGTTITDRVVTYEEQILDPELPRSIIVVGAGAIGVEFAYVLRNYGVEVTIVEFLDRMLPLEDEDVSKELFRQYRRLGVDVRVGTRVEGIEERAESVRVTVSRNGRTEVLEADKVLQAIGFAPNTEGYGLETTGVKLTDRGAVEIDDHCRTNVPGFFAIGDVTAKLMLAHTAEAMGIVAAETIAGAETMPLDYRMIPRATYCQPQVASFGWTEAQAREQGFDVQVAKFPFTANGKAHGLGDATGFVKILSDARHGELLGAHLIGPDVTELLPELTLAQQWDLTVTEVARNVHAHPTLGEAVKEAVHGLAGHMINF